A stretch of the Saccharolobus caldissimus genome encodes the following:
- a CDS encoding heavy-metal-associated domain-containing protein encodes MRKLVVQIKGMECEGCVLNVTNRLKRIKGILNINVNLNEGLAYLDVNDKADLSKIEKEIREKINSAGYLVGEIREL; translated from the coding sequence ATGAGAAAATTAGTAGTTCAAATTAAAGGTATGGAATGTGAAGGATGTGTACTAAACGTAACTAATAGGTTAAAGAGGATTAAGGGTATATTAAATATAAACGTTAATCTTAATGAGGGCCTGGCATATTTAGATGTAAATGATAAAGCTGATTTAAGTAAGATAGAAAAGGAAATAAGAGAAAAAATCAATAGTGCAGGTTATTTAGTTGGAGAAATAAGAGAACTATAA
- a CDS encoding trans-sulfuration enzyme family protein: MKGFNTRAVHEGEIIDSRFGNVVTPIFQTSTFIHPNDDPNAYLDFNSGKPYLYTRSGNPTISALEIKYASLEGAKFGMAFSSGMAAISTTLLSLIKKGDRILAINQLYGQTYRLFLDLIEKYGIEVDFTSVDGLNSLDIENRKYSIIYVESITNPTLQVVDLIELGKYCNEMGIRLIVDATFASPYNQRPLEFGADISIHSGSKYISGHSDVIIGLVATNNEGIRDKIVNGRKMYGGSLDPFAAYLSLRGLKTLGLRMERHNNNAMELAKFLSESEKVRKVYYPGLPDFEYYKVAKKVLKGFGGIVSFDPKGGYECAKKIVKSLKLAIPAPSLGGVETLVTLPRETSHASLTSEELKRMGIPEGLIRVSVGIEDIDDLIEDFKQAISAC; encoded by the coding sequence ATGAAAGGCTTTAACACAAGGGCAGTTCACGAGGGAGAAATCATAGATAGTAGATTTGGAAATGTTGTAACACCAATCTTTCAAACTTCAACGTTCATCCATCCTAACGATGACCCTAACGCATACCTAGATTTTAATTCTGGGAAGCCATATCTTTATACGAGGTCTGGTAACCCAACAATAAGTGCCCTAGAAATAAAATACGCTTCACTAGAAGGAGCAAAATTTGGTATGGCGTTTTCTTCTGGTATGGCTGCGATTTCTACGACATTATTAAGCTTAATTAAAAAAGGAGATAGAATACTAGCAATAAATCAACTATATGGTCAAACGTATAGGCTATTTCTAGATTTAATAGAGAAATATGGAATAGAGGTAGACTTCACATCAGTCGATGGATTGAATTCACTAGATATAGAGAACAGAAAGTACAGTATAATTTATGTAGAGTCCATAACTAACCCAACTCTTCAGGTTGTAGATTTAATAGAGTTAGGAAAATATTGTAATGAGATGGGTATAAGATTAATAGTTGATGCAACCTTTGCCTCACCATATAATCAGAGGCCATTAGAATTTGGGGCTGACATTTCTATTCATAGTGGTTCAAAATACATATCTGGTCATAGTGACGTGATAATTGGATTAGTAGCAACTAATAATGAAGGAATAAGGGATAAAATTGTTAACGGGAGAAAAATGTACGGAGGTTCTCTTGATCCGTTTGCTGCATATTTAAGTCTGAGGGGATTAAAGACATTAGGTCTACGTATGGAAAGACATAATAATAATGCCATGGAATTGGCTAAATTCCTTTCAGAAAGTGAAAAAGTTAGAAAAGTGTACTATCCTGGACTTCCAGATTTTGAGTATTATAAAGTAGCAAAGAAGGTTCTTAAAGGATTTGGAGGAATTGTTTCTTTTGATCCTAAAGGTGGTTATGAATGCGCGAAAAAGATAGTAAAATCTCTGAAACTTGCAATACCTGCACCTAGTTTAGGTGGAGTAGAAACATTAGTCACATTACCTAGAGAGACTAGTCATGCTTCTCTAACAAGTGAAGAGCTAAAAAGAATGGGAATACCAGAAGGTTTAATAAGAGTATCAGTAGGAATAGAGGATATAGATGATTTAATAGAAGATTTCAAACAAGCTATTTCAGCATGCTAA
- a CDS encoding HAD-IA family hydrolase, protein MGRYESFWEITRKALIYAMKKFNVSIDVDKAMKTWLNLRPYEDVVEALPKINARKVTLTNGDEWMIRELLRNSNLLGYFDEIITAEKVKKYKPAKDVYKLVEGAIFISSNPWDIAGARNARLQAIYVNRYGYNLEEIDIEDKIKIIKSLKELVK, encoded by the coding sequence ATGGGTAGATATGAGAGTTTCTGGGAAATTACAAGAAAGGCATTAATATATGCCATGAAGAAGTTTAACGTCTCCATAGATGTGGATAAAGCAATGAAAACATGGCTCAATCTCAGACCTTACGAAGACGTAGTAGAGGCTCTGCCTAAAATAAATGCAAGAAAAGTAACGTTAACTAATGGTGACGAGTGGATGATCAGAGAATTATTGAGAAATTCAAATTTATTAGGATATTTCGATGAGATTATCACTGCTGAGAAAGTTAAAAAGTATAAACCAGCTAAAGATGTCTATAAATTAGTAGAAGGAGCAATTTTCATTTCCTCTAACCCTTGGGACATAGCTGGAGCACGTAATGCTAGATTACAAGCAATTTACGTTAATAGATACGGTTATAATTTAGAGGAAATAGATATCGAAGATAAAATAAAAATAATTAAATCTTTAAAGGAATTAGTTAAATAA
- a CDS encoding nucleotidyltransferase domain-containing protein, which produces MFGLERIEFLEKNWRKIAETVLHKSREIANVKEVIVFGSVIKGKTMGASDLDLALIIRGLNKSEISKLLIKIHSALPDEIPEIIDLTIIAEEDEDDFLKFVGNNYVIISD; this is translated from the coding sequence GTGTTCGGATTAGAGAGAATAGAATTTTTGGAGAAAAATTGGAGAAAAATCGCTGAGACAGTTCTACATAAATCTAGGGAAATAGCTAATGTAAAAGAGGTAATAGTTTTCGGCTCAGTTATTAAGGGCAAAACTATGGGTGCAAGTGACTTAGATCTCGCCCTAATTATTAGGGGACTAAATAAGAGTGAGATAAGTAAACTATTAATTAAAATCCATTCGGCCTTACCAGACGAAATTCCAGAAATAATAGATTTAACCATAATTGCAGAAGAAGATGAAGATGATTTTCTAAAATTTGTAGGTAATAATTATGTCATAATTAGTGACTAA
- a CDS encoding HEPN domain-containing protein translates to MFTLRDEIQNFIKSRRGELILLENARTRGQYLSYGLDREDAEICLNIAKEIINLMKKIWGNKWCSD, encoded by the coding sequence TTGTTCACACTCAGAGATGAAATACAAAACTTTATTAAGTCTAGAAGGGGAGAATTAATACTTTTAGAAAATGCTAGAACAAGAGGACAATATTTATCTTACGGTTTAGATAGAGAAGATGCAGAAATTTGTTTAAATATTGCTAAGGAGATTATTAATTTAATGAAAAAGATATGGGGGAATAAGTGGTGTTCGGATTAG
- a CDS encoding HEPN domain-containing protein, with amino-acid sequence MHELHYVLCKRSLEYLKASEDSLNKGLYDVSGVLAQISAELSIKATILFLGYSFPETHEIRKLLSILSSLTLRDESVDNNFVNAV; translated from the coding sequence ATGCATGAATTACATTATGTGTTATGTAAGAGATCTTTAGAATACTTAAAAGCATCTGAAGATTCTTTAAATAAAGGTTTATATGACGTTAGCGGCGTATTAGCCCAAATATCTGCGGAACTTTCGATTAAGGCTACAATACTATTTTTAGGATATTCATTTCCAGAAACACATGAAATTAGGAAACTACTTAGTATTTTATCTTCTTTAACTTTAAGAGATGAGAGTGTGGATAACAATTTTGTTAATGCAGTATAA
- a CDS encoding PIN domain-containing protein codes for MIVVDTNILVYSTFEDSENHSKALEIIEKEDVKIPQIVVYEFLWVLAKLTSDVSLIKTKIEELREFEIICESPEIIFNGVKMLKEDGKPLKMLNDYVILALAKELKGDLATYDEKLRKIAEKHGVRIIP; via the coding sequence ATGATAGTAGTTGATACGAATATATTAGTTTATTCAACTTTTGAAGATTCCGAAAATCATTCTAAAGCTCTAGAAATTATAGAGAAGGAGGACGTTAAAATTCCGCAGATAGTCGTTTATGAGTTCTTATGGGTTTTAGCTAAACTTACATCAGATGTTTCCTTAATAAAAACTAAGATTGAAGAGTTAAGAGAGTTTGAAATTATATGCGAAAGCCCGGAAATCATATTCAATGGTGTAAAAATGTTAAAGGAAGACGGTAAACCTTTAAAGATGTTAAATGATTACGTTATTCTAGCCTTAGCTAAGGAATTAAAAGGAGATTTAGCAACCTATGATGAAAAATTAAGGAAAATTGCTGAAAAACATGGTGTAAGAATAATTCCTTAA
- a CDS encoding AbrB/MazE/SpoVT family DNA-binding domain-containing protein, which translates to MKVKVTRNFQVTIPSEIREKLGIKEGDYVEVTLDESNGTIIIKPYIRKWTTIRLNKKVGQEDIDKAVEEALNDSS; encoded by the coding sequence ATGAAAGTAAAGGTTACTAGAAACTTTCAGGTTACTATACCCTCAGAGATAAGAGAAAAATTAGGTATAAAGGAAGGAGATTATGTCGAAGTAACTTTGGATGAAAGTAATGGAACTATAATAATTAAACCGTATATAAGAAAGTGGACTACAATAAGGTTGAATAAAAAAGTGGGCCAGGAGGATATAGATAAGGCAGTTGAGGAGGCACTAAATGATAGTAGTTGA
- a CDS encoding PaREP1 family protein, with translation MNSQILKSSADVYLEEAEEFLRRGDTIQASEKYYKAAEEAIKILALSLNLEILDSVKKEGWSLKFLNRAVYQISKFLGEDIIEYWNSATAIYTVNLDLETLKLLANDVAKLVEIANEKYNKLLRGG, from the coding sequence ATGAATAGTCAAATACTCAAATCTTCTGCTGATGTATATTTAGAGGAGGCTGAGGAGTTTTTAAGGAGAGGGGATACTATTCAAGCTTCTGAAAAGTATTATAAGGCTGCTGAGGAGGCAATAAAAATATTAGCACTGTCTTTAAATCTAGAAATATTAGATAGTGTTAAGAAAGAAGGATGGAGCTTAAAATTTCTTAATAGAGCTGTTTATCAGATATCCAAATTTCTTGGCGAAGACATAATAGAGTATTGGAACAGCGCGACTGCAATCTATACTGTCAATTTAGATTTAGAGACGTTAAAGTTATTAGCTAATGACGTAGCTAAACTAGTGGAAATTGCAAATGAAAAATATAATAAGTTACTTAGAGGAGGCTGA
- a CDS encoding PaREP1 family protein, which translates to MKNIISYLEEAEEFLRRGDTIQASEKYYKAAEEAIKILSNRFRLVSVLEEVSKKGRWKAETLFKAARLLDSSLPGIFTMWKNAWKLHEDGFHEDSLDIEMVYELKRKVVDILLKYKDKLT; encoded by the coding sequence ATGAAAAATATAATAAGTTACTTAGAGGAGGCTGAGGAGTTTTTAAGGAGAGGGGATACTATTCAAGCTTCTGAAAAGTATTATAAGGCTGCTGAGGAGGCAATAAAAATATTATCTAATAGATTTAGGCTTGTTAGTGTTCTTGAAGAAGTTTCTAAAAAGGGAAGATGGAAAGCCGAAACATTATTTAAAGCTGCGCGACTTCTCGATTCCTCTTTACCAGGTATTTTTACTATGTGGAAAAACGCGTGGAAACTTCATGAAGATGGTTTCCATGAAGATAGTTTAGATATAGAAATGGTTTATGAACTAAAAAGGAAAGTTGTTGATATTCTATTGAAATATAAAGACAAACTAACTTAA
- a CDS encoding phenylacetate--CoA ligase family protein, with translation MATVLEEYEAIHKELRQEGSIRTDYPPSPSEVLWNKKIMTMRREELEKLKTFRLKRIVKWAWDHVEFYRKFWKSKGFEPDMIKDWRDVIKIPVLRKDELRKDLQQNPPFGSIFVPELAKRIRFVGATSGSTGLPTFQGWGALELDYFEEAQARYLWTFAEVKPTKVYANYLNMSGFYSWGPPLVETAMWRCGATAIAGGGETYFNWKNRHNLIFKLWKVDVFATTPWLHRLIGEEALLEGWETPFKVLLLHGGAAAENTKKKLFKVHPNAKLAISVWGTTDGHMAIEVPGLDGQLVIWEDMEIFDVVDPKTDESVSEGERGELIATLLNHFTMPLIRYSLGDYVKNEFLTDPDPKYGITHMRFAEPVPGRVEWMFTVKGKLLLPIYIEDAINEIQDTTGMFNILVYDNQMDKLKIRIETRRNEVDANYDREAREILANKIGISPNDIEIEWVKPGQTVWTGYKLQVFLDQRKKK, from the coding sequence ATGGCTACAGTTTTAGAAGAATATGAAGCAATTCATAAAGAGTTAAGGCAAGAGGGATCAATCAGAACAGATTACCCACCATCACCATCAGAAGTTTTATGGAATAAGAAAATAATGACAATGCGTAGGGAGGAGTTAGAGAAATTAAAGACTTTTAGGCTTAAAAGGATTGTAAAATGGGCCTGGGATCATGTGGAGTTCTATAGGAAGTTTTGGAAGAGTAAGGGATTCGAGCCAGATATGATTAAGGATTGGAGAGATGTTATTAAAATACCAGTCTTAAGAAAAGATGAGCTAAGAAAAGACTTGCAACAAAATCCGCCATTTGGATCAATTTTTGTTCCAGAACTGGCTAAAAGGATTAGGTTTGTTGGAGCTACTTCTGGATCCACTGGCTTGCCTACTTTTCAAGGTTGGGGTGCGTTAGAATTAGACTATTTTGAGGAGGCACAAGCTAGATATTTATGGACTTTTGCAGAGGTTAAGCCAACTAAGGTTTATGCAAATTACCTAAATATGAGTGGATTTTATAGTTGGGGTCCGCCATTAGTTGAGACCGCAATGTGGAGATGTGGAGCTACTGCAATAGCTGGTGGGGGTGAAACGTATTTTAACTGGAAAAATAGACATAACTTAATATTTAAGCTCTGGAAAGTTGACGTATTTGCTACAACGCCTTGGTTACATAGGTTAATAGGAGAAGAGGCTTTACTAGAGGGTTGGGAGACCCCATTTAAAGTACTTCTGTTACATGGCGGAGCAGCAGCAGAAAATACCAAAAAGAAGCTTTTTAAAGTTCACCCTAATGCTAAACTAGCAATAAGTGTTTGGGGTACTACTGATGGGCATATGGCTATTGAGGTTCCAGGTTTAGATGGGCAATTAGTAATATGGGAGGATATGGAGATTTTTGACGTAGTGGATCCTAAGACTGATGAATCAGTATCAGAAGGTGAAAGAGGTGAATTAATAGCAACACTACTTAATCATTTTACAATGCCCCTAATCCGTTATAGCTTAGGAGATTATGTAAAGAATGAGTTTCTAACCGACCCAGATCCCAAGTACGGTATTACTCATATGCGATTTGCTGAACCAGTACCAGGAAGGGTAGAATGGATGTTTACAGTAAAAGGAAAATTACTTTTACCAATTTATATAGAAGATGCCATAAATGAAATCCAAGACACTACTGGCATGTTTAATATTTTAGTTTATGACAATCAAATGGATAAGTTGAAAATTAGGATTGAAACTAGGAGGAACGAAGTTGATGCTAATTATGATAGGGAGGCTAGGGAGATCTTAGCCAATAAAATTGGAATAAGTCCAAATGATATAGAAATAGAATGGGTTAAGCCTGGGCAAACAGTTTGGACAGGATATAAATTGCAAGTATTTTTAGATCAAAGAAAGAAAAAATAA
- a CDS encoding hydroxyacid-oxoacid transhydrogenase, whose amino-acid sequence MSNANYIAYTPTNDSVFVIEVPRIKFGLGAVREVGFEAKRLGLKNVLLVVGKRLSQSKLTEEVIQKLEEASISVKKIEEVKVEPDDEALIEAYKKIKDERVDGFVALGGGSTIDTAKVLDLLHTYPAELSEYINAPIGKGSVPPGPIKPLIAIPTTAGTGSESTAVAVLDVKSLKVKTGISNPYIRPAVAIVDPLTTLTLPPMVTASTGLDVLNHAIESFTSRPYTSRQIPESPLKRAVYAGSTPVGDIFASKAIEWVNRYLRRAVANPNDIEARYYMMLGASIAGIGFGHAGVHLPHAMAYPIAGMVEKWYPPDYDFGYAIVPHGISTAIPAAYAFRYLAKFYPERFAEVLRIMGIETSNDPKEISETISEYYLHLLEDLSIPTKLRDIGFSESHLDKLVEGTLAQRRLLEQSPKRLSREELKKIFMEAI is encoded by the coding sequence ATGAGCAATGCTAATTACATAGCTTATACTCCAACTAATGACTCCGTTTTTGTAATAGAAGTTCCTAGAATAAAGTTTGGGTTAGGAGCTGTTAGAGAAGTAGGCTTTGAAGCTAAAAGATTAGGTCTTAAGAATGTGCTTCTAGTAGTTGGCAAAAGGCTTTCACAAAGCAAACTGACAGAAGAGGTCATACAAAAACTAGAAGAAGCTTCTATATCAGTAAAGAAAATAGAAGAAGTTAAAGTTGAACCAGATGATGAAGCTCTAATAGAAGCATATAAGAAAATAAAGGATGAGAGAGTTGATGGATTTGTAGCATTAGGTGGAGGATCTACAATAGATACGGCTAAAGTTCTAGATTTACTTCACACATATCCGGCTGAGTTATCAGAATACATAAATGCACCAATAGGTAAGGGTAGTGTTCCACCAGGTCCAATAAAGCCTTTAATAGCGATTCCTACTACTGCTGGCACGGGAAGTGAAAGTACGGCAGTAGCAGTATTAGACGTTAAGTCGTTAAAAGTTAAAACGGGTATAAGTAATCCATATATAAGACCTGCAGTAGCAATAGTAGATCCCTTAACTACTTTAACTTTACCTCCGATGGTAACTGCATCTACTGGTTTAGACGTTCTAAATCACGCAATAGAGTCATTTACTTCTAGGCCATATACTTCTAGACAAATTCCAGAATCTCCTCTGAAAAGAGCAGTCTACGCTGGATCTACACCAGTAGGTGATATTTTCGCATCTAAGGCAATAGAATGGGTGAATCGATATTTAAGAAGAGCAGTAGCAAATCCTAATGATATTGAAGCAAGGTACTATATGATGTTAGGTGCAAGTATAGCAGGCATAGGTTTTGGTCATGCAGGAGTTCACTTACCTCATGCAATGGCATATCCTATTGCAGGTATGGTAGAGAAATGGTACCCTCCAGATTACGATTTCGGATATGCTATAGTTCCCCACGGAATTTCTACTGCTATACCGGCAGCCTATGCTTTTAGATATTTAGCTAAATTCTATCCAGAAAGATTTGCCGAAGTTTTAAGAATAATGGGCATAGAAACCAGTAATGACCCTAAGGAAATATCTGAGACAATTTCCGAATATTATTTACATTTACTTGAAGATCTTTCCATACCTACAAAGTTGAGAGATATAGGATTCTCAGAGTCACATCTAGATAAATTGGTAGAGGGTACGTTAGCTCAGAGAAGGTTACTTGAGCAGTCACCTAAAAGGTTATCTAGAGAGGAATTAAAAAAGATTTTTATGGAAGCTATTTAA
- a CDS encoding N-acyl homoserine lactonase family protein, with translation MKAKKIYLLDLGMLGGDSGWFLPGAAGGAKTYSNRNATSQWIEVPVSAALIEHPEGYILFDTGIAPDAMQTHEKGLMEAFPIIKFSEENKLEKQLALVNVKPEDIKAIVISHLHLDHIGQASIFKDLRTPIFVQKKELEYALLMLWQGKGGAYDYSDLAPLRGANWIPIADEKFEIAEGVIAEFTGGHTPGHQVLHVTTEAGNTYILTGDYLHLVKEMEIEAKGWLLGDAEEWHTYIRKLKYLVSKPKTKLVAGHDVNLWNTYPKAPKALE, from the coding sequence ATGAAAGCGAAGAAAATATATCTCCTAGACTTAGGTATGCTAGGAGGAGATTCAGGCTGGTTTTTACCTGGAGCTGCAGGAGGAGCTAAAACATATAGTAATAGAAATGCTACAAGTCAGTGGATTGAAGTTCCGGTCTCAGCAGCGTTAATTGAACACCCAGAAGGATATATCCTCTTTGATACTGGAATAGCACCAGATGCGATGCAAACGCATGAAAAAGGTTTAATGGAAGCGTTTCCCATCATAAAATTTTCAGAGGAAAATAAGTTAGAAAAACAATTGGCTTTAGTTAATGTAAAGCCAGAGGATATTAAGGCAATTGTAATATCTCATTTACATTTAGACCATATAGGCCAAGCCTCAATATTTAAAGACCTGAGAACGCCAATTTTCGTACAAAAGAAGGAATTAGAGTACGCTTTATTAATGTTATGGCAAGGTAAGGGAGGGGCATATGATTATTCTGATTTAGCACCTTTAAGAGGTGCTAATTGGATCCCAATAGCGGATGAGAAATTTGAAATAGCTGAAGGAGTTATAGCAGAATTTACTGGTGGGCATACACCAGGACATCAAGTACTTCATGTTACTACAGAAGCTGGTAACACTTATATTCTAACTGGAGATTATTTACACTTAGTTAAGGAAATGGAGATAGAGGCTAAAGGATGGCTTCTTGGTGATGCTGAGGAATGGCATACTTATATTAGGAAATTAAAGTACTTAGTATCTAAGCCTAAGACTAAATTAGTAGCAGGACATGATGTAAACCTTTGGAATACATATCCTAAAGCACCTAAAGCGTTAGAGTGA
- a CDS encoding AMP-binding protein, translating into MTQVSKYEIDLRTLGTDDYDVLYREFKWNIPEYFNMGEAISRNKEGIAIIYRDDEGNRSETSYSELDSLSNQVANFLTELGVRRGEPVGVMMGPRPETAATIVGIYKMGAIALSMTPLFGIDSANYRIQHSGAKVLFTDREDIIRELKAQIKVSFDNGNYTFNDVKKSSTSFTPVKTKSSEPAHMLYTSGTTGLPKGVVLSHAAVLAHIPWYQFVFEMAPREDDVFSQLADWGWIAGILDVVVPSLYFGKPMVAYNRGGRLDPKRVMEVLEDTKATCFFAPPTALNIIMKSVNPKEYDLKLRAIASGGSVVTFDLIKWSRESLGAPLNVGYGQTEANVLTGTNSKIMPIKILEEKGGGNLLGKPIPGHVIEIVDENLNVLPPNQVGEIAVKLPDPIVMIEYYKNPEATAKKIRGGFLLTGDLGWKDEYGYIWFKSRSDFLIKSSGYRIGPEEIEFVINQHPAVLESAVIGKEDPVRGEIIKAFIVLKPGYEPSDKLKQEIVDLVKLRLAAYAYPKEIEFVNEIPKTESGKIKRAELKRKI; encoded by the coding sequence ATGACACAAGTTTCAAAATACGAAATAGATTTAAGAACTTTAGGTACAGATGACTACGATGTTTTATATAGGGAATTTAAGTGGAATATTCCAGAATATTTCAATATGGGTGAAGCTATTTCTAGAAATAAAGAGGGTATTGCTATAATTTATAGGGATGACGAAGGAAACAGATCAGAGACCTCATATAGTGAATTAGATTCACTTTCGAATCAAGTTGCTAACTTCTTAACTGAATTGGGAGTAAGAAGAGGTGAGCCAGTAGGAGTTATGATGGGACCTAGGCCAGAGACAGCTGCTACTATAGTTGGCATATATAAGATGGGGGCAATAGCATTGTCAATGACCCCCTTATTCGGAATTGATTCTGCAAATTACAGAATTCAACATAGTGGAGCCAAAGTTCTGTTTACGGATAGGGAAGATATTATTAGAGAACTTAAAGCACAAATAAAAGTTAGTTTTGATAATGGTAATTATACTTTTAATGACGTTAAGAAGAGTTCTACATCTTTCACTCCCGTAAAAACTAAATCTTCAGAACCTGCCCATATGTTATACACCTCTGGAACTACTGGTTTGCCTAAGGGTGTTGTATTATCTCATGCTGCAGTATTAGCTCATATACCTTGGTATCAATTTGTATTCGAAATGGCTCCAAGAGAAGATGACGTATTTTCGCAATTGGCAGATTGGGGATGGATAGCTGGAATATTAGATGTTGTAGTACCCAGTTTATATTTTGGAAAGCCCATGGTAGCCTATAATAGAGGAGGGAGATTAGATCCTAAGAGAGTTATGGAAGTTTTAGAAGATACTAAAGCAACATGTTTCTTTGCACCGCCTACTGCATTAAATATTATAATGAAGTCTGTAAATCCTAAGGAGTATGATTTAAAATTAAGGGCAATAGCAAGTGGTGGTAGTGTTGTCACTTTTGACTTGATAAAATGGAGTAGGGAAAGCTTAGGAGCACCATTAAACGTTGGCTATGGTCAGACAGAGGCTAACGTATTAACTGGGACAAATAGTAAGATTATGCCCATAAAAATATTAGAGGAAAAGGGAGGGGGTAATCTTTTAGGGAAACCAATACCTGGACACGTAATTGAAATAGTTGATGAGAACCTTAACGTATTACCTCCTAATCAAGTTGGAGAAATAGCAGTTAAATTACCAGATCCTATTGTCATGATAGAGTATTATAAGAATCCTGAGGCTACTGCAAAGAAGATAAGAGGAGGATTTTTACTAACTGGAGATCTAGGATGGAAAGATGAGTATGGTTATATATGGTTTAAGAGTAGGAGTGACTTCTTAATAAAGAGTAGCGGATATAGAATAGGTCCAGAGGAAATAGAATTCGTAATTAATCAACACCCTGCTGTTCTTGAGTCAGCTGTTATAGGTAAGGAAGATCCAGTAAGGGGAGAAATTATCAAGGCTTTTATAGTATTAAAACCAGGTTATGAGCCCAGCGATAAATTAAAGCAAGAGATAGTTGATTTAGTTAAGTTAAGATTAGCAGCCTATGCTTATCCTAAGGAAATAGAATTCGTAAATGAAATACCTAAAACTGAATCTGGAAAGATAAAGAGAGCCGAACTAAAGAGAAAAATATAA